DNA from Bacteroidota bacterium:
GCATCAAAAAATGGAAATAAATCCGGTGTTGTGGTAGAGATATCTTTCATTACTCAAAACTGTTTAATAGAACACGGAGGATACGGAAGGCACGGAGGCTCACGGAATGTCCGTGATATTCCGCGTTTTCTGTGTATTCCGTGTTCCAATAGTGACAAACCAAATGTCGAACACGGATGACACGGAAATGAACGAAGGTATTATGAATTACCCCGCGATTTAGCGCGGGGTTAAACCAAACAACACAAAAACCGGGCTTTAGCCCTAAACTTTAAAAAACAACGCATTTGTTTTGGGCTAAAGCCCTGAATATTTTTTACTGCCGGGAATCCCCGGCCTGAAGTCCGGGGTAATTCAAATTACGAATTCCGCATTTAGGTCCGTATTATTGTAAAGATCCAAAAATTTAAATCACTGCTTCCTTGGACTATTCCCTCATTGGCCAATTAATAGTTTCTCCTTCGCCAAGATTTGGTGTGAATTCTGCAGCACAGCCAAGTACAAACCCGCCGGATAATCCGTAACATCGGTTTGGATTTTCTTTGTATATGCCGGTATCTCAATTTCATCCACCAGCCTGCAATAACTGTCATAAATGCTCAATATGGCACCGGTTTTCAAATCTTTGAATTCAAAATTGACGGTTGAGACAGTAGGATTGGGATACACTTTTAGTACCTTGTTATAATCTTCTTTCAGCGGTATATCTTTGATTGAAACATACAGGCCGCAGGTTAAATCGACCGTATCGGAAGTGATTGTATCAGGGCATAGGCTGTCGTAATTAAAAGTCTGAGTGTAAAGGGTATCATCCTCTAAATCCGAATTGAGTTTCCAGAGGTAAATGTGTATTGGACTAAAAGTGCCTGTAACAAGAATCTTGTTATCAAATGTGGTTTTAATACTTACAGGGCCTATACCTATATCATCCTCTATCAATAATCTATTTTTAATTATATTTCCGGTTGTATCTGTAATAAGCGCATTGATATAACCTATATCAATCGGCCATTCGTCATTAGTCCACGCTATGCCAACGATCAATTCTGAATCATTATACACTTCAATTGAAGAAGCTCCACCTGAAACAATCGTATCACCTAGCAAATAATATTGCCCTAAATATTCACCGCTTTCATTCAATTTAAAAATGGAAGGATGAAGACAGGTTTGATTTCCATATGTACATGCACTATAAAATATACCGGTATCTTTTTCAACTGTTTGTGAAAGCCAACCTGTATAGTTACCACATACCAAATCCCAGATTTGCTGCCCGGAGGTGTCGGTCATAAACCAGAAAGGACGAAAACCAGGATATGTACACCGGCCTGAGACCAAATTGTGGCCCTGATAAGTCAAAAGCAAATGACTTCCTTCCTCATTGGACATCTCAGGGTACTCCCAGGCATAGTTCTTTATCCAAATTGGATATCCCAGCGTATCTATCTTCACCAGGCTTATTCGCTGATTATGAGAGTATCCGGCATAATATGCCATCATACCTAAATAATTTCCACCATCCAGTTGTATGATGCCTGTTCCATAATCATGTTCTGATGCCTGAAGTTCAAGACACCATTCAATCTCTCCACATGTATTTAATTTTAAGAACAAGGGATCAAAGTGCCCCGTCAGATCATTTTTACTAGTCGATGCAGCTATCACACTCCCTCTGTCTTTCGTCTTTTGTAAATCATAAAAAAAAGTTTGATATGATATATCTCCGAATTTTTTATTCCAGATAATGTTTCCATTGATATCTGTTTTAATCAACCACCCCCATCGACTTACAACCGTACCTTGGCTGAGATAACCCGCTATCAAATATCCATTATCATAATCATTTTCAATACCCCGAACATAAGATGAAGTATTACCTCCATAAATTTTCGGCCATTCCTGCCCCCGGGCATTAATCAAATTTATTATTAATAACT
Protein-coding regions in this window:
- a CDS encoding T9SS type A sorting domain-containing protein, with protein sequence MRKETMYTILRILLIQLLIINLINARGQEWPKIYGGNTSSYVRGIENDYDNGYLIAGYLSQGTVVSRWGWLIKTDINGNIIWNKKFGDISYQTFFYDLQKTKDRGSVIAASTSKNDLTGHFDPLFLKLNTCGEIEWCLELQASEHDYGTGIIQLDGGNYLGMMAYYAGYSHNQRISLVKIDTLGYPIWIKNYAWEYPEMSNEEGSHLLLTYQGHNLVSGRCTYPGFRPFWFMTDTSGQQIWDLVCGNYTGWLSQTVEKDTGIFYSACTYGNQTCLHPSIFKLNESGEYLGQYYLLGDTIVSGGASSIEVYNDSELIVGIAWTNDEWPIDIGYINALITDTTGNIIKNRLLIEDDIGIGPVSIKTTFDNKILVTGTFSPIHIYLWKLNSDLEDDTLYTQTFNYDSLCPDTITSDTVDLTCGLYVSIKDIPLKEDYNKVLKVYPNPTVSTVNFEFKDLKTGAILSIYDSYCRLVDEIEIPAYTKKIQTDVTDYPAGLYLAVLQNSHQILAKEKLLIGQ